A genome region from Drosophila simulans strain w501 chromosome 2R, Prin_Dsim_3.1, whole genome shotgun sequence includes the following:
- the LOC6734827 gene encoding protein DEK isoform X3 yields MDANKAAETAAKENAADKVSDVENASVAAGVAKAEGAHPERGSKDAAETPADADAAASAATDDVADKKAKGDSTAVSNPESDAAAADKKEKSPSPAIKKSNNKDAKKEDNSEKDEENSEDGDEPEEEGDEKASDEESEKKKPKLDAEDKKKDATDESKPKSGADKPKKPEPKAKNGKVAKEEDDDEEDEDDEDAEDDDGEENDGLDKNNEVAEDDENVVALAEIDRINENINKTRVDGLQTLHAICFGAQGKNNVVKKNLRSFAGFEFAKDSAEYNKKLEAIKKVDNKGLRSICEILTLDRKGSKNETVLRVLKFLMEPDESLCLEQGDEEEEEDPEDEDLDEDEEDPPSEEDKKRKSGKSSGGAGRGSARNSTGRPRRATAGKKMSAYVDFSSSDDSEQKVAVPKRRRNDDSESGSDYNPSANSDSDGGRGGGAGAAGRKVPSRGGRGRPARKSRRRNSDSEEEEESEVSDADSDVPKRKRGSVGKRGRPAAPASAGRRGRGRGAASRKRKDSDSEDEDVSEDEEEEDVSDFASDQSEEERPKKSKKPITPAKNSKANNKSKPAGKADSRSKKSKKESSEEDDDVDDKDESDEDEPLTKKGKQAFPTDEQIRGYVKEILDKANLEEITMKTVCKQVYAKYPDFDLTDKKDFIKATVKALIAT; encoded by the exons ATG GATGCTAACAAAGCGGCAGAAACGGCAGCCAAAGAAAATGCCGCCGATAAGGTAAGCGATGTGGAGAATGCATCGGTCGCTGCGGGGGTGGCGAAAGCCGAGGGGGCTCACCCGGAAAGGGGCTCCAAAGATGCAGCCGAAACCCCCGCCGATGCCGAcgccgctgcctctgccgccaCTGATGACGTCGCTGATAAAAAAGCCAAAGGAGACTCAACGGCAGTTTCAAATCCCGAATCGGATGcag ctgCAGCGGACAAAAAGGAGAAATCTCCCTCGCCGGCCATAAAGAAGTCCAACAATAAGGATGCTAAAAAGGAGGACAACTCCGAAAAGGACGAAGAGAACTCGGAAGACGGCGATGAACCAGAGGAGGAGGGTGATGAGAAAGCTAGCGATGAAGAGAGCGAAAAGAAGAAACCGAAATTAGATGCAGAGGACAAGAAAAAGGATGCCACTGATGAGTCCAAGCCAAAGTCCGGAGCCGATAAGCCCAAGAAACCCGAGCCCAAGGCCAAGAATGGCAAGGTGGCcaaggaggaggacgacgacgaagaggacgaggatgatgaGGATGCCGAAGATGATGACGGAGAGGAAAACGATGGCCTGGACAAGAATAACGAGGTGGCCGAGGATGACGAGAATGTCGTGGCTCTCGCCGAGATTGATCGCATCAATGAGAATATCAACAAGACTCGTGTAGATGGTCTGCAAACATTGCATGCA ATCTGCTTTGGCGCACAAGGCAAGAACAATGTGGTCAAGAAGAACTTGCGCTCCTTTGCCGGTTTCGAGTTTGCCAAGGATTCAGCGGAGTACAACAAAAAGCTGGAGGCCATTAAAAAAGTGGATAATAAGGGCCTGCGCAGCATCTGCGAGATCCTTACTCTCGATCGCAAGGGCAGCAAGAACGAGACTGTCCTGCGCGTGCTCAAATTCCTAATGGAACCAGACGAGTCGCTTTGCTTGGAGCAGGGtgacgaagaggaggaggaagatcCGGAGGACGAGGATCTGGATGAAGATGAGGAGGACCCGCCCAGTGAAGAGGACAAGAAGCGAAAGAGCGGAAAGTCTAGCGGCGGCGCTGGCAGAGGCTCTGCACGCAATTCCACCGGACGTCCCCGGCGCGCGACGGCAGGAAAGA AAATGTCCGCATATGTAGATTTCTCCAGCTCTGACGATAGCGAGCAAAAAGTTGCAGTTCCCAAAAGGAGAAGAAATGATGACTCCGAGTCGGGCTCAGAT TACAATCCTTCTGCCAATTCCGACTCTGAtggtggtcgtggtggtggtgctggtgcagCAGGTCGCAAAGTCCCAAGCCGCGGTGGTCGCGGTCGTCCTGCGCGCAAAAGTCGCAGAAGAAACTCTGATTCCGAGGAAGAAGAGGAATCAGAAGTTTCCGATGCCGATAGTGAT GTCCCAAAACGCAAACGTGGTTCCGTTGGAAAACGTGGACGACCGGCAGCTCCTGCGTCAGCCGGACGAAGGGGTAGAGGGCGAGGTGCAGCTTCCCGCAAGCGTAAAGATTCAGATAGTGAAGATGAGGATGTATCCGAggatgaagaggaggaggatgtcTCCGATTTTGCCAGTGATCAAAGCGAa GAGGAACGTCCCAAAAAGAGCAAGAAGCCCATTACGCCTGCGAAAAATAGCAAAGCTAACAACAAGTCAAAGCCAGCTGGAAAGG CCGATAGTCGAtcgaaaaaatcaaagaagGAATCGTCCGAGGAAGATGATGATGTCGATGACAAAGATGAATCCGACGAGGATGAGCCACTAACCAAAAAGGGCAAACAGGCATTCCCAACG GACGAACAAATACGAGGATATGTCAAAGAGATTCTGGATAAAGCCAATCTGGAGGAGATTACCATGAAAACGGTGTGCAAGCAAGTGTATGCAAAATATCCTGACTTTGACCTAACAGACAAGAAAGACTTCATCAAGGCGACAGTGAAAGCG TTAATTGCGACATAA
- the LOC6734827 gene encoding protein DEK isoform X2, translated as MVCKKDANKAAETAAKENAADKVSDVENASVAAGVAKAEGAHPERGSKDAAETPADADAAASAATDDVADKKAKGDSTAVSNPESDAAAADKKEKSPSPAIKKSNNKDAKKEDNSEKDEENSEDGDEPEEEGDEKASDEESEKKKPKLDAEDKKKDATDESKPKSGADKPKKPEPKAKNGKVAKEEDDDEEDEDDEDAEDDDGEENDGLDKNNEVAEDDENVVALAEIDRINENINKTRVDGLQTLHAICFGAQGKNNVVKKNLRSFAGFEFAKDSAEYNKKLEAIKKVDNKGLRSICEILTLDRKGSKNETVLRVLKFLMEPDESLCLEQGDEEEEEDPEDEDLDEDEEDPPSEEDKKRKSGKSSGGAGRGSARNSTGRPRRATAGKKMSAYVDFSSSDDSEQKVAVPKRRRNDDSESGSDYNPSANSDSDGGRGGGAGAAGRKVPSRGGRGRPARKSRRRNSDSEEEEESEVSDADSDVPKRKRGSVGKRGRPAAPASAGRRGRGRGAASRKRKDSDSEDEDVSEDEEEEDVSDFASDQSEEERPKKSKKPITPAKNSKANNKSKPAGKADSRSKKSKKESSEEDDDVDDKDESDEDEPLTKKGKQAFPTDEQIRGYVKEILDKANLEEITMKTVCKQVYAKYPDFDLTDKKDFIKATVKALIAT; from the exons ATGGTATGTAAAAAG GATGCTAACAAAGCGGCAGAAACGGCAGCCAAAGAAAATGCCGCCGATAAGGTAAGCGATGTGGAGAATGCATCGGTCGCTGCGGGGGTGGCGAAAGCCGAGGGGGCTCACCCGGAAAGGGGCTCCAAAGATGCAGCCGAAACCCCCGCCGATGCCGAcgccgctgcctctgccgccaCTGATGACGTCGCTGATAAAAAAGCCAAAGGAGACTCAACGGCAGTTTCAAATCCCGAATCGGATGcag ctgCAGCGGACAAAAAGGAGAAATCTCCCTCGCCGGCCATAAAGAAGTCCAACAATAAGGATGCTAAAAAGGAGGACAACTCCGAAAAGGACGAAGAGAACTCGGAAGACGGCGATGAACCAGAGGAGGAGGGTGATGAGAAAGCTAGCGATGAAGAGAGCGAAAAGAAGAAACCGAAATTAGATGCAGAGGACAAGAAAAAGGATGCCACTGATGAGTCCAAGCCAAAGTCCGGAGCCGATAAGCCCAAGAAACCCGAGCCCAAGGCCAAGAATGGCAAGGTGGCcaaggaggaggacgacgacgaagaggacgaggatgatgaGGATGCCGAAGATGATGACGGAGAGGAAAACGATGGCCTGGACAAGAATAACGAGGTGGCCGAGGATGACGAGAATGTCGTGGCTCTCGCCGAGATTGATCGCATCAATGAGAATATCAACAAGACTCGTGTAGATGGTCTGCAAACATTGCATGCA ATCTGCTTTGGCGCACAAGGCAAGAACAATGTGGTCAAGAAGAACTTGCGCTCCTTTGCCGGTTTCGAGTTTGCCAAGGATTCAGCGGAGTACAACAAAAAGCTGGAGGCCATTAAAAAAGTGGATAATAAGGGCCTGCGCAGCATCTGCGAGATCCTTACTCTCGATCGCAAGGGCAGCAAGAACGAGACTGTCCTGCGCGTGCTCAAATTCCTAATGGAACCAGACGAGTCGCTTTGCTTGGAGCAGGGtgacgaagaggaggaggaagatcCGGAGGACGAGGATCTGGATGAAGATGAGGAGGACCCGCCCAGTGAAGAGGACAAGAAGCGAAAGAGCGGAAAGTCTAGCGGCGGCGCTGGCAGAGGCTCTGCACGCAATTCCACCGGACGTCCCCGGCGCGCGACGGCAGGAAAGA AAATGTCCGCATATGTAGATTTCTCCAGCTCTGACGATAGCGAGCAAAAAGTTGCAGTTCCCAAAAGGAGAAGAAATGATGACTCCGAGTCGGGCTCAGAT TACAATCCTTCTGCCAATTCCGACTCTGAtggtggtcgtggtggtggtgctggtgcagCAGGTCGCAAAGTCCCAAGCCGCGGTGGTCGCGGTCGTCCTGCGCGCAAAAGTCGCAGAAGAAACTCTGATTCCGAGGAAGAAGAGGAATCAGAAGTTTCCGATGCCGATAGTGAT GTCCCAAAACGCAAACGTGGTTCCGTTGGAAAACGTGGACGACCGGCAGCTCCTGCGTCAGCCGGACGAAGGGGTAGAGGGCGAGGTGCAGCTTCCCGCAAGCGTAAAGATTCAGATAGTGAAGATGAGGATGTATCCGAggatgaagaggaggaggatgtcTCCGATTTTGCCAGTGATCAAAGCGAa GAGGAACGTCCCAAAAAGAGCAAGAAGCCCATTACGCCTGCGAAAAATAGCAAAGCTAACAACAAGTCAAAGCCAGCTGGAAAGG CCGATAGTCGAtcgaaaaaatcaaagaagGAATCGTCCGAGGAAGATGATGATGTCGATGACAAAGATGAATCCGACGAGGATGAGCCACTAACCAAAAAGGGCAAACAGGCATTCCCAACG GACGAACAAATACGAGGATATGTCAAAGAGATTCTGGATAAAGCCAATCTGGAGGAGATTACCATGAAAACGGTGTGCAAGCAAGTGTATGCAAAATATCCTGACTTTGACCTAACAGACAAGAAAGACTTCATCAAGGCGACAGTGAAAGCG TTAATTGCGACATAA
- the LOC6734827 gene encoding protein DEK isoform X1: MPSPHEKDANKAAETAAKENAADKVSDVENASVAAGVAKAEGAHPERGSKDAAETPADADAAASAATDDVADKKAKGDSTAVSNPESDAAAADKKEKSPSPAIKKSNNKDAKKEDNSEKDEENSEDGDEPEEEGDEKASDEESEKKKPKLDAEDKKKDATDESKPKSGADKPKKPEPKAKNGKVAKEEDDDEEDEDDEDAEDDDGEENDGLDKNNEVAEDDENVVALAEIDRINENINKTRVDGLQTLHAICFGAQGKNNVVKKNLRSFAGFEFAKDSAEYNKKLEAIKKVDNKGLRSICEILTLDRKGSKNETVLRVLKFLMEPDESLCLEQGDEEEEEDPEDEDLDEDEEDPPSEEDKKRKSGKSSGGAGRGSARNSTGRPRRATAGKKMSAYVDFSSSDDSEQKVAVPKRRRNDDSESGSDYNPSANSDSDGGRGGGAGAAGRKVPSRGGRGRPARKSRRRNSDSEEEEESEVSDADSDVPKRKRGSVGKRGRPAAPASAGRRGRGRGAASRKRKDSDSEDEDVSEDEEEEDVSDFASDQSEEERPKKSKKPITPAKNSKANNKSKPAGKADSRSKKSKKESSEEDDDVDDKDESDEDEPLTKKGKQAFPTDEQIRGYVKEILDKANLEEITMKTVCKQVYAKYPDFDLTDKKDFIKATVKALIAT; encoded by the exons ATGCCATCGCCGCACGAAAAGGATGCTAACAAAGCGGCAGAAACGGCAGCCAAAGAAAATGCCGCCGATAAGGTAAGCGATGTGGAGAATGCATCGGTCGCTGCGGGGGTGGCGAAAGCCGAGGGGGCTCACCCGGAAAGGGGCTCCAAAGATGCAGCCGAAACCCCCGCCGATGCCGAcgccgctgcctctgccgccaCTGATGACGTCGCTGATAAAAAAGCCAAAGGAGACTCAACGGCAGTTTCAAATCCCGAATCGGATGcag ctgCAGCGGACAAAAAGGAGAAATCTCCCTCGCCGGCCATAAAGAAGTCCAACAATAAGGATGCTAAAAAGGAGGACAACTCCGAAAAGGACGAAGAGAACTCGGAAGACGGCGATGAACCAGAGGAGGAGGGTGATGAGAAAGCTAGCGATGAAGAGAGCGAAAAGAAGAAACCGAAATTAGATGCAGAGGACAAGAAAAAGGATGCCACTGATGAGTCCAAGCCAAAGTCCGGAGCCGATAAGCCCAAGAAACCCGAGCCCAAGGCCAAGAATGGCAAGGTGGCcaaggaggaggacgacgacgaagaggacgaggatgatgaGGATGCCGAAGATGATGACGGAGAGGAAAACGATGGCCTGGACAAGAATAACGAGGTGGCCGAGGATGACGAGAATGTCGTGGCTCTCGCCGAGATTGATCGCATCAATGAGAATATCAACAAGACTCGTGTAGATGGTCTGCAAACATTGCATGCA ATCTGCTTTGGCGCACAAGGCAAGAACAATGTGGTCAAGAAGAACTTGCGCTCCTTTGCCGGTTTCGAGTTTGCCAAGGATTCAGCGGAGTACAACAAAAAGCTGGAGGCCATTAAAAAAGTGGATAATAAGGGCCTGCGCAGCATCTGCGAGATCCTTACTCTCGATCGCAAGGGCAGCAAGAACGAGACTGTCCTGCGCGTGCTCAAATTCCTAATGGAACCAGACGAGTCGCTTTGCTTGGAGCAGGGtgacgaagaggaggaggaagatcCGGAGGACGAGGATCTGGATGAAGATGAGGAGGACCCGCCCAGTGAAGAGGACAAGAAGCGAAAGAGCGGAAAGTCTAGCGGCGGCGCTGGCAGAGGCTCTGCACGCAATTCCACCGGACGTCCCCGGCGCGCGACGGCAGGAAAGA AAATGTCCGCATATGTAGATTTCTCCAGCTCTGACGATAGCGAGCAAAAAGTTGCAGTTCCCAAAAGGAGAAGAAATGATGACTCCGAGTCGGGCTCAGAT TACAATCCTTCTGCCAATTCCGACTCTGAtggtggtcgtggtggtggtgctggtgcagCAGGTCGCAAAGTCCCAAGCCGCGGTGGTCGCGGTCGTCCTGCGCGCAAAAGTCGCAGAAGAAACTCTGATTCCGAGGAAGAAGAGGAATCAGAAGTTTCCGATGCCGATAGTGAT GTCCCAAAACGCAAACGTGGTTCCGTTGGAAAACGTGGACGACCGGCAGCTCCTGCGTCAGCCGGACGAAGGGGTAGAGGGCGAGGTGCAGCTTCCCGCAAGCGTAAAGATTCAGATAGTGAAGATGAGGATGTATCCGAggatgaagaggaggaggatgtcTCCGATTTTGCCAGTGATCAAAGCGAa GAGGAACGTCCCAAAAAGAGCAAGAAGCCCATTACGCCTGCGAAAAATAGCAAAGCTAACAACAAGTCAAAGCCAGCTGGAAAGG CCGATAGTCGAtcgaaaaaatcaaagaagGAATCGTCCGAGGAAGATGATGATGTCGATGACAAAGATGAATCCGACGAGGATGAGCCACTAACCAAAAAGGGCAAACAGGCATTCCCAACG GACGAACAAATACGAGGATATGTCAAAGAGATTCTGGATAAAGCCAATCTGGAGGAGATTACCATGAAAACGGTGTGCAAGCAAGTGTATGCAAAATATCCTGACTTTGACCTAACAGACAAGAAAGACTTCATCAAGGCGACAGTGAAAGCG TTAATTGCGACATAA
- the LOC6734828 gene encoding far upstream element-binding protein 3 yields MSEFQQQGGINQSQALAQAIQRAKQIAAKIQPSQQGGATAGPSPPSSGGAPSFKRINDDGDSGPESKRSLGSPEYANNSSNMSSGSGGGGGGGGGPGGASITQAIAQAAAVAARLAASAGTSCEEQIRLPESVAGAFMGRSSNDTITHIQAESGVKVQVMQDQDRVIMLRGQRDTVTKGREMIQNMANRAGGGQVEVLLTINMPPPGPSGYPPYQEIMIPGAKVGLVIGKGGDTIKQLQEKTGAKMIIIQDGPNQELIKPLRISGEAQKIEHAKQMVLDLIAQKDAQGQQQGGRGSGGGGGGPGMGFNNFNNGNGGESTEVFVPKIAVGVVIGKGGDMIRKIQTECGCKLQFIQGKNDEMGDRRCVIQGTRQQVDDAKRTIDGLIENVMQRNGMNRNGNGGGGGPGGDSGNSNYGYGYGVNHAQGGREEITFLVPASKCGIVIGRGGETIKLINQQSGAHTEMDRNASNPPNEKLFKSKGTTDQVEAARQMISEKINMELNVISRKPIGGGPGGGGGNSGGGQNNSHHNQQQGGYGGQNQMQGGDPNSGAGYQQQPWGGPYGQQGWDPSGQQQQMAMANQGGAAAGGASGGQDYSAQWIEYYKQMGCHREAEMIEQQMKAKQAGGSSGPVQPQQQQQPQQQQQSQQQPGGAGAGGADYSAQWAEYYRSVGKIEEAEAIEKTLKNKQQNGAGGQSSTPNSSQGGPSAGQQQPNPAAAAAAAAAAAAAAGGYGQSMTPTQYAQYSQYYAAAAAAGGQPQGAPQPGGGQGGGPPGNYPGNYPGAGYGGYPGAPGQQQQKSHKNDNH; encoded by the exons ATGAGCGAGTTCCAGCAACAAGGCGGCATCAATCAATCGCAGGCACTCGCCCAGGCAATTCAGCGTGCCAAGCAG ATCGCAGCCAAGATCCAGCCCAGCCAGCAGGGCGGCGCCACAGCGGGTCCATCGCCACCGTCTTCGGGTGGAGCACCGAGCTTTAAGCGTATCAACGACGACGGCGATAGCGGTCCGGAGTCCAAACGCTCCTTGGGCAGTCCGGAATACGCCAACAATAGCTCCAACatgagcagcggcagcgggggtggtggtggcggcggcggaggtcCTGGCGGTGCCAGCATTACTCAGGCAATCGCCCAGGCTGCTGCAGTAGCCGCTCGCTTGGCCGCCTCGGCGGGAACAAGCTGTGAGGAGCAGATCCGTCTGCCCGAATCGGTGGCCGGCGCCTTTATGGGTCGTTCCAGCAACGACACCATCACCCACATCCAGGCCGAGTCCGGTGTAAAAGTGCAGGTTATGCAGGATCAAGATCGGGTTATCATGCTGCGTGGTCAAAGGGATACAGTTACCAAGGGCCGCGAAATGATTCAGAACATGGCCAATCGGGCTGGCGGGGGACAGGTTGAGGTGCTGTTGACGATCAACATGCCGCCACCGGGACCTAGCGGTTATCCACCTTACCAGGAGATCATGATTCCGGGCGCCAAGGTGGGCTTGGTTATTGGCAAGGGCGGCGATACCATAAAACAGCTGCAGGAGAAGACCGGAGCCAAAATGATCATCATCCAGGACGGACCAAACCAGGAGCTAATCAAGCCCCTTCGCATTTCCGGCGAGGCGCAGAAGATAGAGCACGCCAAGCAGATGGTGCTCGACCTGATTGCCCAGAAGGACGCACAGGGTCAGCAGCAGGGTGGTCGGGGCagcggaggaggtggcggcggTCCAGGCATGGGATTCAATAACTTTAATAATGGCAACGGCGGCGAGAGCACCGAAGTCTTTGTGCCCAAAATTGCAGTTGGCGTGGTCATCGGCAAAGGCGGCGACATGATACGTAAAATACAAACTGAGTGCGGCTGCAAACTGCAGTTCATCCAGGGAAAGAACGACGAAATGGGCGACCGCAGGTGCGTCATTCAGGGCACTCGCCAGCAGGTCGACGATGCCAAGCGCACCATTGATGGGCTAATTGAAAACGTGATG CAACGAAACGGCATGAATCGAAATGGCAatggaggaggcggtggcccaGGAGGAGACTCTGGCAACTCAAACTACGGCTATGGATACGGTGTTAATCACGCCCAAGGTGGACGGGAGGAAATTACATTCCTAGTTCCCGCTTCCAAATGTGGA ATTGTTATTGGTCGCGGCGGTGAGACCATCAAGCTGATCAACCAGCAATCTGGAGCGCACACTGAAATGGATCGCAATGCCAGCAATCCCCCCAACGAGAAGCTCTTCAAATCTAAGGGCACCACCGACCAGGTGGAGGCTGCCCGCCAAATGATTTCCGAGAAGATCAACATGGAGCTGAATGTCATTTCTCGCAAGCCCATCGGTGGAGGTcccggcggtggtggcggaaATTCTGGCGGTGGCCAGAACAACTCCCACCACAATCAGCAGCAAGGCGGCTATGGCGGCCAGAATCAAATGCAGGGAGGCGATCCCAACTCGGGAGCTGGCTACCAACAACAGCCTTGGGGTGGACCCTACGGGCAGCAAGGTTGGGATCCGTCCGgtcaacagcagcaaatggCCATGGCTAATCAAGGaggcgctgctgctggaggagcttCCGGTGGCCAAGACTACTCGGCTCAGTGGATCGAGTACTACAA ACAAATGGGATGCCATCGTGAGGCTGAAATGATCGAGCAGCAAATGAAGGCCAAGCAGGCGGGCGGCTCCTCCGGGCCTGTccagccgcaacagcagcaacaaccccaacagcagcaacagtcccagcagcagccaggagGCGCTGGTGCCGGAGGAGCCGACTACAGTGCCCAGTGGGCGGAGTACTATCGCAGCGTGGGCAAGATTGAAGAAGCTGAGGCCATCGAAAAGACATTAAAGAATAAG CAGCAGAACGGAGCTGGTGGACAGAGCAGTACGCCGAATTCCAGCCAGGGCGGCCCCAGcgccggccagcagcagcccaATCccgctgcggcggcggcggcagcagctgctgctgcagcggcggccGGTGGTTATGGCCAGAGCATGACGCCCACTCAGTATGCACAGTATTCGCAGTATTATGCAGCTGCGGCTGCAGCTGGTGGTCAGCCCCAGGGAGCGCCTCAGCCCGGTGGAGGGCAGGGCGGTGGTCCGCCGGGCAACTATCCTGGCAATTATCCGGGCGCTGGCTACGGCGGCTATCCCGGTGCGCcgggccaacagcagcagaaatcGCACAAAAACGACAATCACTGA